CTAGATTTGTgagaccgaagggaacccttaggaagtggtagagccacccatctgcttcgaatgcagtgtatttgcggtcgttagggcggaggggagctggtggtaggcggattttagatccaccgtggaaaagaccttgtattgtgcaatctgattgaccagatcagatatgcgggggagagggtacgcattgagctgcgtatacctgctgatggtctgactataatcgatgaccatcctatgcttctccccggtcattacagccactacttgagctctccagggattgttgctagcctcaataaccgctggacctccgacctaatgaaggtccggtcctgggcactgtaccgtctgctcctggtgacgacgggtttgcaatccggggtgaggttcgcaaacagggaaggaggatcgactttgagggttgcgaggctgctgaCAGTGAGGGGGGTTATCGGGCCGcctaatttaaaagttaagctctggaggttacattgaaagtctaaccctaggagcatAGCAACACAGAGgtgaggaaggatgtagagccagtaatttttaaactcccttccctggaccgtgaggttcgctacgcagaaccctttgatctctaccgagtgagacccagaggccagggagaatttttgtttgactgggtggatgggaagggaacagcgccttaccgtattggggtgtatgaagctctctgtgctcccggagtcgatcaggcagcatgttttatgcccgttgatgagcacggtcgtcgtcgcagtcgtgttcggggccgagactagtccagggtcaccgaggcaagtcgtggcaaaatttggatgttttcctcgggcggtgtttggtcatccgagtcggggtcctgagagtccagccaagatggcgatgCCCACTGGTCGTACATGgctagaggtgtacaagatggcggcgcacatggtccccgggggacaagatggcggtgcccagagGCCGCACATGGCcttggagaaggaagatggcggcgcccgctggccgcaagcAGCTCgtggagagttgtggtggcggtcccggtaccgcggcgaccgcccgggcctggcatactgccacgaaatggccctttttgccgcaccctttgcagatggatgattgggccgggcagcgctgctaggggtgcttggcttgcccgcagaaatagcagcggggcccaacggggttgcctggcagtctcgcagtgcaagcctgtggggggatggggggggggtgtgcataggaatcggccgcgggggggttccacgctgcccaagtggCCGCCGCacggtcagggacgtaagcgcgggcgtttcgggaggccacatccagggagctagcaagggcctgtgcctcctttgtctctttctccagcaatcgctgggggatttgggaggacagcatatctgCAACGAAAGTATCCCGGATCAAAAGttgtgtgtggtcgctggccgaaacctgcgggcagtcacagttcctccataacaccaggagcgcacggtagagctcctccagcgattccccgggatttgtcgcctcgtcgctagcagatgtggggcgtagacctggtttacagggcgaatatagtgtcctttcagcagggtcattgcggccatgatgagggtgtagatttctgggctcaccctcgagtggagaacttgcatcttctggtcatCCGTAGGTTCCGTTGTGGCCGTCCtgtggtaccctttgaagcacgccagccagtgtttgaaggttgccgctgagtttgccgcgtggggctgtgttgcagacactccggcttgattcggagctccattctttaaaatctagtgtaataaattgatgctcgatcaataactcccgagacaagattggagacaattgaaggctttattgcactagatgtttcccccagcagcgcaggtacagaatgcagctgctggggagacacggttcttatactccgccttactgggcagaaccagcaggcaggcttcaccaatgaaaatagcagtctcaggtacctcccacaccaatggtcttactgcattattcagggtaccgtaatattgACTATCACAaccccctaatcccatgcacttcagTTTCACACGCTAACCTCTTacctgggactttgtcaaaagccttctgaaagtccaaatataccacatccactggttccccctcatcaactctactaactacatcctcaaagaattccagtagatttgtcaagcatgatttccttcataaatccatgctgactctgtccgatcctacaaatgttttctcagtgctcagctatgaaatccttgataatggattctagaattaccGAAGTCAggcgagcggctgcggcgggctgatggtatccatggcgcaggatggcggatctctgaagaggtgcaggttagtctcacagtcgctggtgagtttccacgcctggtatcatgtcgtgttgggtgttctgatacacaaacgaaccaacacggttgtagatggtacaactgtgttttattattctgtacactaacaactgttaacttctggctgtggttcgtacttcaccagttaacctgtggacccagccctagcactatcttagagaggcactcagcacatggtgtatgtctgagtggcacgctgtgagctctgtgctctgagctatctcctggtagaatgagcgggaactgtggtgttccctgttttatagtgcatgtgctctcactggtgattggctgtgatgtgtgtgtgtgtgtgtgtgtgtgttgattggtccatctacctgtccatcagtgtgtgtgagagattgcaccatgatacgttaatatggatatcatgacaaggcttattggtctataattctctgttttttccccacctccttttttaatctacatcattaatttaataatctttattgtcacaagtaggcttgctttCACTGCAATTAAGTTTGTGAAAAGTTAGAGACTGAAATGCAGTGCATACTGGACATGTTGCAGGAACAAGCAAAAGTGCTGTGGTCCACAAAACGGCAAGCAGAGTTTGAGAAATTGAAGACCATGTTAATAACCAAGCTGGTGCTAGCCACCCCAGACTTTTCCAGACCATTGAAGACAGCCACAGATGCCAGTGACCTGGGGTGGGACAGTGCTCCTATATGATGCAGGGATAGACAGGCCAATGGGATAGCTTTTGAAAAATTTAATCTGTGCCATAGAAAGTATTCCAGTGTTGAAAAGGAAGCATTAGCCTTGCTACTAGTccttcagcactttgaagtataCATCTGACATGACAATCATCGAAGCTTAGATTATACAGACCATAACCCTATAGAAAAGTTTCTAACACTGATTTATGTCTTGAATAACTCTAAAAGATATAAAGAGGGAGGTATGCAAGAGTTCTTCcaattttccagttactatttttgatccatggatggttaATGGGAATGCACCTTTAAGTCAAGCAACATAAGTGAGAAGTTACAGGAGGGAACACTCTGCTCATCAGGCTGGTCACCACCAGGGAGAGATGGTGTGGGTCTCTGTTTTACTGGTCCAAAAGGCCGTACTCGGCCGGGTTGCAGAGAACCGGAATGAATCTAcaagaaaaccattacaggctgcaaacaaagacatgAACCTGGTCTCTCCAGAAAGGCCTGTGAGTGCGGTAttgctgaaactgcagagacccgaGTGAACCTACAATAAAACCATGAACTGATGAACTGAAAGCAAAGCTTGAAAAGTAGCAAGGTGCTAGAAACGAACACCTTAACAAAGGCAAGTCTAGGACTTTTTTAAACCTCCGTCAGCCAGTGTGGGTCGGTCTTGTGTACACACACCTTATAAatcctggtcaactgtctgaccctACCACAGTTTAAGTGTTCTGTCTTTAATACCTTtatagatatgggggggggggggggggaggaggaaagagtCGGGGGAGTAAATTAAATAGAATATAGTTAAGTGtttaatttacaaacctggtgctgTAACTATTGGTCAGCCAAGGGCTAAAGATGTCCCTAACAATTAGAAATACACTCAGTGTTGTGCCTCTGGGGCAGGAAGTAACTACACACTAGCCAGGGTGTCAAGACTGTGTCTGCCCCTTTCACGCACTTGTCTAAATCAtacaaacatctctgcatcctcctccactcacccccctgtGTCATACTTGTTGACATGTACATTATAGTATCTCACTAGTCACTGGCTGGGATTTCAAAAGTCCAAGCAAATCACATCCTTGTTCCTGCCTGTTTCTCCAAATGCTCTGTCATTAATTTATTATAATGGAGGAAACAGTGATGTTGGGGAGTCAAGTGGACATAAAGAGAAAATGGAAGTGTGGTCAAGTACAAGAAactaacaaattttttaaaaagtgtatttAAGGCAGTCAGATTGCTGTGCagtaatatttacagctcaattctTTTAGTAAATAGCAAGGGAGTTGCTGACTTCTTGTCCACTACCTACTGCAGTAGGTAGTAAGTGGTACTAATTTGATAGTCCTTTCAAATAGCTGCCATCAGCAAGTGAATGGCCTTGTGCTACAGCCCCTGATATTCTGCACTGTTTGCAGCCAAGGCCGGTTCAACCACTTGCTGATAGCTCCAAGATCCAGGTATCACCTGGATTGTGATGCTGTCAAAACTCACATACAGGATGACCACATGTCATCCCACATCATTACTTGATAACCAGGATGCAGAAGCAGCATCTCAGATTCCCAATTCTTATCCCACTCGCTGCAGAGAATGTTCCTTGTGCATATTGAAGCACCATTGTGCTCCCACTCCCCTCAAGTGCAAGAGGGCTTGACTTTTGCCATTTCATGGTCACAGCAAAACACAAAGCAAGTGTCTCTGGTTGGTTGATTTTTATTGTTTACAGTTCAATTTCATTACATTGAGAAGCAGCAGCTCTTGGTCTCTTCATGAACACTGCAGCCACCACCAGCAGGGACAGGGACAGCATCATTAAGCCAATGGATACTCCTTGCAGAACCCAAGAAGGAGATTCAGCAGCACCTAGTGAGAGATTAGAAGGCATGATATTTGAGAACATGATATTTGAGAAGAGTTGACAGGTGACCTGTTGAAAAGTCTCTACTTACCATTTGCTTCATGCAGTTTCTTTGATTGGCGACTCTCATCTTCCAGGAAAATGGGACCAGGAGCACTCACTAATGTTCCCTCGTAGTCATTGATACTCCTGCGTCGTCTCTCTATTGGGAAGAGATGCTTACAGTTCTGACCCAATTCAAACTAATCTCCCAAGAGGGAGAACTAGCACCACATGTGATCCTCAAGTGAGGATAGCAGAAGATACAGGTGTAATAGCTGAGCAATCTTACCCCAACAATGTTACATTTCAGCTTCTACTTTAATATTGATGATACTCGAACACAAAACATGACATGCAGGGAATAAATTCAGCAAGAAGGATGAAGGCAGGCCTAAAGAAAGGCTAATTTCATTGATAAAAGACTGTTCAGAGGGAGaaacctggtttagcacagtgggctaaacagctggcttggaagacagaacaaggccagcagcgtgggttcaattcctgtaccggcatgTGTCAAGAATTCTGACTCCGTAGAGATTGAGAACTCACTTGGGCCACATTTGGGTGAACAGTCATCCCGACCAGAGGGCGAACAGacttcagcattgcagtgaaggtaAACCTGAAAAAGGGAAAAAGGGTATTTTAAGGCAAGCTCCATTTAGCTAGATGAACTAAGCAGTTAAAACAGTCTTTGTTACCTTTCTAGAAAGAGGTTGCTCCAACTTTCCATCCAAGAAAACAAATGTCTTCACTTCAAACCGCTGGTGATGTGTTGGGAACTCCAGGCCAGAAAACACACCCACTGGGTGTAGAAGAGTCAGATAATCATCACCCTCATAGGGACACCTGTTACCAACAGAGGGAGGTGAGCCCTTCTTTTCAAAGTATTTTCCAATTAGTTCACTCCATTGTTCTTGGCTGCCACTCAAATTCATGTGGAATAATACTGAAGGACAAGATTGTTCATACCCAACGGAGacaaggaggaactacttctcccagagggtgttgaatttgtggaactcactgcctcaaGTGTGGTGTATTTGGAGTCATTAAATGGCTTCAAGAAAACAGACATATTTATCATTTTAAAATCAGGTTAAAAGGGAAATGGGGAACAGGAAGAGATCTGCCGTGATCTATCAAAGGTCAATTCCCATGTTAGCTGGAGTCAAAAAAAAGTGTTGAATTGTATGAGACTATCACAAAATGGGGTGCTTGAATTTAGCAACCTTTTTGCTGCACTCAATCCTgaggtgtagaaggaggccattcaacaaaGGCTTCTTTGGATATTGGTATACGagtgaatagaaggatacagaccctggaagtggagaagatttgcaTTTAGATGTACATCAACACCACCtcatgaagggcctgttcctgtgctgcactgtcggcccacttccctgtaatcccataacacCGACCTAACATTCTCAacactagcatggccaatccacctaaccaacatgTTGTGCAGACAGACAGTTACTAAAGGTTGATATGGAACCCACGTCCCAaacagaggcagtgctgaccacttccactgtgctgcccttattgaCCAAAGAGTCATCATTCCTGAAGAACGTTGCCATGGGTGATCATGGACCACATGTTTCCATCTTGCCCAATAGCAGAGCTTCTGGAAGACATTGTTGGCTTGTGCAATGCTGTGAACTCAGACAGTTGTATTGGTTCCTGAAGGGAAACGATGGTCAAAAGAAACAGAATAGTGTGGCTCATGTGACTGAAAGGCTGAACTGGATTCAGTTGCCAGAGACCCTAATATGTCTAGAGTTAGAGTTCATGGCCACTGATGCAACAGGAAGAGATCAGAATCAAGTCTCATTATATTGTTCTttgaagtgggcagcatggtagcacagaggcttcacagctccagggtaccaggttcgattcccacctgggtcagtgtgcagagtctgcacgttctcccagtgtctgcgtgggtttcctccaggtgctccgctttcctcccacaagtcccaaaagacgtgccgctaggtaatttggacattcggaattctcccaagGTGCacaagaacaggtgccggaatgtggcgactaggggcttttcacagtaacttcattgcagtgtaaatgcaagcctactggtgacaagatAATCATCATCATCAATGGTCTAAAACTGGTAGCCTTCCCATTCATACTCACCCATCCACCAGGAGACTCCATTGCACCTCATGGTCAGGGGCAGGTACAGGAGTTGCCCAGCAGTCATGCAACCTCAGGACAATCATTGAGTCAGTGCGATCCAGGACACGAACCTCCACAAACACTGGTTCCTGAAGGATTCTCTGAATGGGGTAGTCACTATCCACATACCAGGATCTGTAGtcaccatctgagggtcagacaCAAGAACCAGTCACTCCCCGTATGGATACATCCCCACTGCTTCCATAAACCATTACCCAGGCCAGCTCTACCTTTTGCTATTCGCAATTCCAGTTCCAGAATCCCATCTTCAGaagcaggaggtggaggagatacAGTGTAAACTGTGACATTGATCTGTAAGCCAGTCTCTTGACTCCCCGTGTACTTGCACTGGACATGCAGGCTGCAGAGAGACAGAAGTAGGTGGAGCTTCATTCAGTAACACATCCCCTCCCAATACAAACATCTCCCACCATCCCCCTACCTGAAGGTGCTGTCCCGGGTTATTGAACCCAGCTTCCCAGTCTGAATCATCCTCTTCCCCAAGACATCTGTTTCATATACCAAGGATCCATCTTCCTCCTGCAATGAGGAGGCTGTTTTAATAAGAAGCCGATTCCTTTACTGGGAAAATGCTTTGACCCTTCAATACTCACCCGCTTGCTGGAGCCACAAGAGGTAATTGGAAAGTGGAAAGTCACAAATTGGGCAGTGGTTAGTTTAGGCTTGCACTCAGCCTCTTGTCCATCCTTCACATACAGAGATGACAGGTTGAGGGCAGGACGGGTCAGGTTGTTGGAGATCACGATGAGGaactgaccatcagctgtgcacacTGCAAAGAGAGAAAATCATTTCCATTGCTCCTGTTGGTGGTCAGGGACCTCAGATCATTGACAAAAGAGATCTTAGAAAGCTACAAACAGCTTTGATTGTAGGAGCACACACAGGACTGTCAGGCATTAAgagttgatttattgtcacatgtaccaaagtacagtgaaaagtacttttctgcagccaagggaatgtacacagtagacaaaagaataatcagagaacattgacaaaaggTACATTGactaacagtgattggttacagtgcagaacaagaggccaaaacaaatacatgagcaagagggcAGAGAAATAAACACCTTGCCCCAATTAGTGAATTAGAAGAGATCAAAACCTATATTCTGAAACTATCCATTCTAATGATGCAGTAACTCAACTGAACCATCAACAGTGCGGTGATGTATCACGGACCAATCATGTACACCTGAAAATCGCCTCCTTCCCCAGCTTCTCACTCAACCCCAATCTTTGGAAGCCAAAGATGCCATAAGCTTTGCCCAATTGCACATGCACTCCTCCACCAAACAGAGAGAGTTCCTGTAATCTTTAGAATCTAATTCTGCCACCCACCCAAAAACtaaaaaatgcaccacctcacttaTCGTAAATGTAATTTCCCGTCTAGTTTGTTACAGGGCTGTTCTGTTTCCCATTATCCAGCACAGTCTACATAGATCGCATCCACCACATTCCCTTCAACAACCAGCTGTCTAACAGTCCAGCACATTTGCTTTCAAAAAAATAAACCACTCTCCTTAACACCAGCCAAAGCTTGATGCAGGATTTCAAAAATCTTTACCTCCCACTTAACACCAGTCAACCCGCCATGTCACGAGTACTGTTAAACCCTGAAGGGGGTTATATTCT
This region of Scyliorhinus torazame isolate Kashiwa2021f chromosome 18, sScyTor2.1, whole genome shotgun sequence genomic DNA includes:
- the LOC140395753 gene encoding zona pellucida sperm-binding protein 4-like — its product is MGRWLGFCSLCLLAGSLLSAQPPLLGNDVCVPEPGWRFECGHSGVSSTECSRQGCCFDPQSSSPHPCFYNLRKSPVCTADGQFLIVISNNLTRPALNLSSLYVKDGQEAECKPKLTTAQFVTFHFPITSCGSSKREEDGSLVYETDVLGKRMIQTGKLGSITRDSTFSLHVQCKYTGSQETGLQINVTVYTVSPPPPASEDGILELELRIAKDGDYRSWYVDSDYPIQRILQEPVFVEVRVLDRTDSMIVLRLHDCWATPVPAPDHEVQWSLLVDGCPYEGDDYLTLLHPVGVFSGLEFPTHHQRFEVKTFVFLDGKLEQPLSRKVTKTVLTA